TTCTCATTGAAGAAGTGGCGTCCGGATTGCGTTCAGTTCCGGGCGGGCAACGGGAGGCGGCGCTCTCCCAGGGATTCTCCGCGTGGCGTTTGTTTCGTTACATCCTGCTGCCGCAGGGGCTGGCGAACGCCTGGCAGCCCGTTGTGGGGCAGTACCTTAATCTGATGAAACTCTCCTCGCTTGCCAGCGGTATTGGTTTTGCCGAACTGACCTGCCAGATCCGGCAGATTGAGAGCTTTAACGCGCACGCGCTGGAGGCGTTTACCGTAGGCACCCTGCTCTATCTGTTCACCGGAGTGGTGATGGGCGTGGTGCTGGTGCGGCTCGGTCCCGCCGCAAAACATCAACGCCAGCAGACAATACTCGCAGGGAGTGAAAAACATGATAGCCGGACTTAATGTCATTACCGATAACCTGGATTATCTGCTGTGGGGACGCGCCGCTGCCGGTGAGCCCGGCGGGGTCCTGCTCTCCTTATTGATGGCCGCAGGCGCGGCGCTCCTCGCGCTGCCGGGCGGGGTGGCCCTTGCCTGTCTGGCATGGCGCTATTCCGGGGTGATACGCAAGGCGCTGTTTCTGTGGGCTGAGCTTATCCGGGGGATCCCGTTAATCTTTGTGATTTTCTGGATGTGGTATCTGTTGCCGCTTATCACCGGTGGCGACCTCCCCGGCGCGCTCACCGTGACGCTGGCGCTGGCGTGGTTTACGGCCGCATCGGTGATGCACTCCGTCCTGGCCGGCATTAATGCGCTGCCATCGGGTCAGTACGAAGCGGCATTAACGCAGGGGTTCAGCACGCAACAAACCCTGTGGCACATTCTGTTGCCACAGGTAATGCGCAATATTCTGCCGTCTCTGGTGGGCATTTTTATCAGCCTGCTGAAGGACACCTCGCTGGCTTTTATTGTGAACGTGCCTGAGCTGACCACGGTGGCAGGACAGGTGAACAACCGGGTGCAAATTTACCCGGCGGCCATTTTTATCTTTACCGGTGTCGTTTATTACCTGCTCTGCTGTTCTCTTGAGCAGCTGGCAAAGCGCTGGCGTATCAGCCGGCCAGCGCTTTAACCACCGTTTCCATCGCCTGGGTGGTTAATTCGCTGCGTTTTACGCGCTGGTTCGCCAGCGCCGTACGCAGTACCCCGGCAATCACAATATGCTTCGGCTCCTGCCCTAAGTCACGCATCTCCAGAACGACCTTCCCTACCACCCGACACATCTCCTGGTACAGCGCTTCGTCTTTGGTCACATTGCCCACGGTCATCCACTCCATTGCCCAAAAGCGTCAGCTTAAATGATCCCTCGCCCGGATACAAAAAAGAAGCCCGGCGAGAGACTCACCGGGCTTCATCTGTTAAATCAACCGATTAGTTATTTACCGGGATCACCGCGCCTTTATACTTGGTGCGGATCCAGTCCTGAATCTCTTTCGAGTGCAGCACGTTCACCAGCGCGACGATATCTTTTTTCTTCTCATCGCCACGATGCACAGTAATGATGTTGGCATACGGGTTGTTTTCGCCGCTCTCAACCGCAATCGGGTCGTGAACCGGATCCAGACCCGCATCAATCGCGTAGTTGGCGTTGATCACTACCGCAGCCCCTTCATCGTTGTTGTACATCTGCGGCAGCAGAGAGGCTTCTACGTTAGGCGTGAACTGCAGCTTTTTCGGATTGTCCACGATGTCGCTGATACGCGCGGTCACTTTGTCGACGCCAGGCTTAAGCTTGATTACCCCCTCTTTTTCGAAGATAGAGAGAATGCGCCCCTCTTCAGACACGGCATCACGCATGATGATTTTGCCGCCTTCCGGCAGGTCTTTCAGCGACTTGTATTTTTTAGAGTAGATACCAATTGGCTCAATATGGATCGCGCCGGCACTGACAAAATCATAATCCTTATCACCCGCGTGATCTTTCAGCACGCTGTTCAGGTAAGGAATGTGCTGGAAGTAGTTAGCGTCAATGTCATGACCGGCCAGCGCGGTGTTGGGCAGAATGTAGTCCTGGAAAGGTTTAATCTCCAGATCGATACCTTGCTTTGCCAGAATCGGCTTCGCCTGCTCCAGAATTTCAGCGTGTGGCGTATTGGACGCGCCCACGGTCAGGGTGTCAGCCCACGCGGCAAAGCTCAGGGCGCTCAGGGTTGCAGCGGCGATCAGTGTCAGTGTCTTTTTCATGATGATGGTTCCTGTGTGTATTTATTAGCGTTTATCTAACAGTGAAGTGATGATGTCGCCGCAGAATTGAATAATGAAAACGATGATCAAAATGGTCACCGTTGCCACCAGCGTGACGTCACCATGGTTGCGCTGGAATCCTTCCAGATAAGCCAGATTTCCCAAACCGCCTGCGCCAATCACCCCGGCCATTGCGCTGTAGCTCACCAGCGCAATCAGCGTCACCGTAATACCGGACACCAGTGCAGGTGATGATTCTGGCAGTAAAACCCGAAAAACTAAGGTGCTCAGTCGTGCGCCCATCGAGCGCGTCGCTTCAATCACCCCTTTGTCCACTTCACGCAGGGCAATCTCTACCAGACGCGCGTAGAACGGTGCCGCGCCCACAATCAGCGCCGGCAGTGCCGCGTTGGCCCCCAGAATGGTGCCGACGATGGTCTTGGTGAACGGGATCAGCAGGACAATCAGAATGATGAACGGGATAGAACGAAACACGTTCACCACAATCGAAATCACGCTGTAGACCGTACGGTTGTGGAACAACCCGCCACGCGCGGTTAAAAACAGCGCCAGACCCAGCACAATCCCCAGTACAAAGGTTGCCACGCCAGAAAGCGCAGTCATGTACAGCGTCTCGAGCGTTGCCGCCCAGAGTTGATCCCATTTCAGGTGCGGAAAGAGGGTATCAGTCATGTTTAATCACCTCGCCTTCAATATCGCTGTGCTTCAGGTCTGCGAGGATATTGTTCAGTTGTTCATCAGATGCCACCACGTGTACCCACAGCTGGCCAAAAACGCCGTGCGCCGTCTGGGTCATTTTTCCGTGCAGAATGTTAAACGGCAGGCCGTAGCGCAGCGTCAGTTCACCCACAATCGGTTTGTGCGTGCTGTGTCCGGTGAAGGTCAGACGGATGACCGTGCCTTCCAGGTCGGCTGCCAGCTCGGTATTGAAGGTCTCTTCCTCGGCATACTGGCTCACCTGACGGACAAACTGCCGGGTGATCGGCTGTTGAGGGTGAGTAAAGACGCTCAGCA
This region of Enterobacter cloacae complex sp. R_G8 genomic DNA includes:
- a CDS encoding amino acid ABC transporter permease, with the protein product MPSLDWQGVLTGQPLQWIISGYLTTLWVTLAGAILASLLALLFLLLRLSGGRPGNAVVNGWVSLFRNTPLLVQLLFWYFAAWNGLPQAFRDTVNADHRWSILPGDVWWFTPEFLCSAWGLGVFTSAFLIEEVASGLRSVPGGQREAALSQGFSAWRLFRYILLPQGLANAWQPVVGQYLNLMKLSSLASGIGFAELTCQIRQIESFNAHALEAFTVGTLLYLFTGVVMGVVLVRLGPAAKHQRQQTILAGSEKHDSRT
- a CDS encoding amino acid ABC transporter permease encodes the protein MIAGLNVITDNLDYLLWGRAAAGEPGGVLLSLLMAAGAALLALPGGVALACLAWRYSGVIRKALFLWAELIRGIPLIFVIFWMWYLLPLITGGDLPGALTVTLALAWFTAASVMHSVLAGINALPSGQYEAALTQGFSTQQTLWHILLPQVMRNILPSLVGIFISLLKDTSLAFIVNVPELTTVAGQVNNRVQIYPAAIFIFTGVVYYLLCCSLEQLAKRWRISRPAL
- the fumD gene encoding fumarate hydratase FumD, with the protein product MGNVTKDEALYQEMCRVVGKVVLEMRDLGQEPKHIVIAGVLRTALANQRVKRSELTTQAMETVVKALAG
- a CDS encoding MetQ/NlpA family ABC transporter substrate-binding protein encodes the protein MKKTLTLIAAATLSALSFAAWADTLTVGASNTPHAEILEQAKPILAKQGIDLEIKPFQDYILPNTALAGHDIDANYFQHIPYLNSVLKDHAGDKDYDFVSAGAIHIEPIGIYSKKYKSLKDLPEGGKIIMRDAVSEEGRILSIFEKEGVIKLKPGVDKVTARISDIVDNPKKLQFTPNVEASLLPQMYNNDEGAAVVINANYAIDAGLDPVHDPIAVESGENNPYANIITVHRGDEKKKDIVALVNVLHSKEIQDWIRTKYKGAVIPVNN
- a CDS encoding methionine ABC transporter permease, with the translated sequence MTDTLFPHLKWDQLWAATLETLYMTALSGVATFVLGIVLGLALFLTARGGLFHNRTVYSVISIVVNVFRSIPFIILIVLLIPFTKTIVGTILGANAALPALIVGAAPFYARLVEIALREVDKGVIEATRSMGARLSTLVFRVLLPESSPALVSGITVTLIALVSYSAMAGVIGAGGLGNLAYLEGFQRNHGDVTLVATVTILIIVFIIQFCGDIITSLLDKR